The following proteins are encoded in a genomic region of Chryseobacterium cucumeris:
- a CDS encoding 5-formyltetrahydrofolate cyclo-ligase — translation MLKAELRKKYTQKRKALSADEAFLLSEKIFENFIQHFKPKESEKVHVFIPIPARKEIDTQIFIQYFLAQNIRVYVPKIVGDRLINIEISEDTAFETNSWGISEPVSNEDSGEKYFHYVITPLLYCDKKGNRVGYGKGFYDRLFQSISEETKKIGVNYFAPDEYVDDVWENDIPLDYLVTPTEVLSF, via the coding sequence ATGCTGAAAGCTGAGCTTAGAAAAAAATATACCCAAAAAAGGAAAGCCTTGTCTGCTGATGAGGCTTTTCTGTTATCTGAAAAGATTTTTGAGAATTTCATTCAACATTTTAAGCCAAAAGAATCAGAAAAAGTACACGTTTTTATCCCGATTCCGGCAAGGAAAGAAATTGATACCCAAATCTTCATTCAGTATTTTTTAGCACAGAATATCCGGGTGTATGTGCCTAAAATTGTTGGAGATAGGCTTATTAATATTGAGATCTCTGAAGATACTGCTTTTGAAACCAACAGTTGGGGGATTTCAGAACCTGTTTCCAATGAAGATTCTGGCGAAAAATACTTTCATTATGTGATTACGCCTTTGTTGTATTGTGACAAAAAAGGGAATAGAGTAGGCTATGGTAAAGGATTTTATGACAGATTGTTTCAAAGTATTTCTGAGGAGACAAAAAAAATCGGAGTCAATTATTTTGCCCCCGATGAATATGTGGATGATGTCTGGGAAAATGATATTCCTCTTGACTATTTGGTTACTCCTACCGAAGTGCTGTCTTTTTGA
- a CDS encoding peptidase U32 family protein: protein MTKSGKIELMSPAGDFISLQAAIDNGADSVYFGVEQLNMRARATMNFTIDDLPEIARRCAEKGVRTYLTLNTIIYDHDLSIVRTLLDKAKEAGLTAVIAMDQAVISYARQIGMEVHISTQINITNIETVKFYALFADTMVMSRELSISQIKKICTQIEKDQVKGPSGHLVEVEIFGHGALCMAVSGKCYLSLHSHNSSANRGACKQNCRKKYTVIDQESGFEIELDNEYMMSPKDLCTIGFLNQIVDAGVKVLKIEGRGRAPEYVAAVTKCYREAIDSIADGTFSHEKVDEWMKLLETVYNRGFWSGYYLGQELGEWSPNSGSHATQKKVYIGKGRHFYPKANIAEFAVEAYDISVGDTVLIQGPTTGSQEMIIESMIVDKKEGADKATKSDVITFPTKFRVRPSDKLYKIVKT from the coding sequence ATGACAAAAAGCGGAAAAATAGAACTGATGTCTCCTGCAGGAGATTTCATATCACTTCAGGCGGCTATAGATAACGGTGCAGACTCTGTCTATTTTGGAGTTGAGCAGCTCAACATGCGTGCAAGAGCAACAATGAACTTCACCATTGATGACCTGCCGGAAATCGCCAGAAGATGTGCTGAAAAAGGAGTAAGAACGTATCTGACCCTTAACACCATCATCTATGATCATGATCTTTCTATCGTCAGAACACTTTTAGATAAAGCGAAGGAAGCCGGTCTTACAGCAGTGATTGCAATGGACCAGGCTGTAATTTCTTATGCAAGGCAAATTGGTATGGAGGTGCATATTTCCACCCAGATTAATATAACCAATATTGAAACCGTAAAATTCTATGCTCTTTTTGCTGATACCATGGTGATGAGCCGTGAATTAAGTATCAGCCAGATCAAAAAAATCTGTACTCAGATTGAAAAGGATCAGGTAAAAGGACCTTCTGGTCATCTTGTTGAAGTGGAGATTTTCGGACATGGTGCCTTATGTATGGCAGTATCCGGGAAATGCTATCTAAGTCTGCATTCCCATAATTCTTCAGCAAACAGAGGAGCCTGCAAACAGAACTGCCGGAAAAAATATACAGTGATTGATCAGGAGTCAGGTTTTGAAATTGAACTTGATAACGAATATATGATGTCTCCCAAAGACCTTTGTACGATTGGTTTCCTGAATCAGATAGTGGATGCCGGCGTGAAAGTCTTGAAGATAGAAGGAAGAGGAAGAGCTCCGGAATATGTGGCAGCAGTTACAAAATGCTATAGAGAAGCAATTGACAGTATTGCTGACGGAACGTTTTCTCACGAAAAAGTGGATGAATGGATGAAGCTTCTGGAGACTGTATACAACAGAGGTTTCTGGAGTGGATATTATCTTGGTCAGGAGCTGGGTGAGTGGTCTCCAAACTCGGGTTCCCATGCAACACAAAAGAAAGTGTATATAGGAAAAGGGCGGCATTTCTATCCGAAAGCCAATATTGCAGAGTTTGCAGTGGAAGCCTATGATATTTCTGTAGGGGACACCGTACTTATACAGGGACCTACTACAGGATCACAGGAAATGATCATCGAAAGCATGATTGTTGATAAGAAGGAAGGAGCGGACAAGGCAACAAAATCTGATGTGATTACTTTCCCAACGAAGTTCCGTGTACGGCCAAGTGACAAATTATATAAAATTGTTAAAACGTAA
- a CDS encoding ferredoxin — protein sequence MVIATLQRDKCIGCNYCVEFAPEYFRMSKKDGKSVLLKTIDKKGFYTLKTPDHEAFEYLERAANACPVKIISVRIT from the coding sequence ATGGTTATTGCTACACTTCAGAGAGATAAATGTATTGGTTGTAATTACTGTGTCGAATTTGCTCCGGAATATTTTAGAATGTCTAAAAAAGATGGTAAATCGGTATTGCTTAAGACGATTGATAAAAAAGGCTTCTACACGTTAAAAACACCAGACCACGAAGCGTTTGAATATTTGGAGAGAGCAGCCAACGCCTGTCCTGTGAAAATTATTTCTGTAAGAATCACTTAA